In Nocardia yunnanensis, one DNA window encodes the following:
- a CDS encoding PucR family transcriptional regulator — protein sequence MSLVDSTGSGLTVAGMPLSRPLQDVRELSRRLVGHFVETVVPCATLPGDALRGDVTIITRTCLELAASMLDGRDLPEKTRRLEVAAAQWAREGIPIDTIHHAIHEGFRVGQDLVMAGASSMYTRKVGPDGALVLTAEDYANLMGGAKLVVDLLDRMTTTVSVAYMRELRAVVSEHHTAVHTLTSALLGGHSTSTMARECGIEIAGSYRVLAVAIPPHPDERNPILDSRVVARRKLRRTQAELASRYPEQALSLLSVDGGTILIPVDVLPDDRLDEFVAHLSRAAHVPITATVIEAAPQQIPIATDQVHALLDMAQRLKLEHGLYRFDDLSLEFQLTRPGPARDHLGTLLDPLDEYPELLQTLQMHISNNLNRQRTARILHVHTNTIDYRLKRIGQLTGFDPCHTTGLWYLRSALVARSYRETN from the coding sequence ATGTCGCTCGTCGATTCGACCGGTTCCGGGTTGACGGTGGCGGGCATGCCGCTGTCGCGGCCGTTGCAGGACGTGCGCGAGCTGTCGCGGCGGCTGGTCGGCCATTTCGTGGAGACCGTGGTGCCGTGCGCGACACTGCCGGGCGACGCGCTGCGCGGCGACGTCACCATCATCACCCGCACCTGCCTGGAACTGGCGGCGAGCATGCTGGACGGCCGCGACCTGCCCGAGAAGACCAGGCGTCTCGAAGTCGCGGCCGCCCAGTGGGCCCGCGAGGGCATCCCGATCGACACCATCCACCACGCCATCCACGAAGGATTCCGGGTCGGCCAAGACCTCGTGATGGCCGGGGCGTCGAGCATGTACACCCGCAAGGTCGGTCCTGACGGTGCGCTGGTGTTGACTGCGGAGGATTATGCCAATCTGATGGGCGGCGCGAAACTCGTTGTGGACCTGCTGGATCGGATGACGACCACGGTCTCGGTGGCTTATATGCGCGAATTGCGCGCGGTGGTCAGCGAGCACCACACCGCGGTGCACACCCTGACCTCCGCCCTGCTCGGCGGCCACAGCACCTCCACCATGGCCAGGGAATGCGGCATCGAGATCGCCGGCTCGTATCGCGTACTGGCCGTGGCGATTCCACCGCACCCCGACGAACGCAACCCGATACTCGACAGCCGCGTGGTCGCCCGCCGCAAGCTGCGGCGCACACAGGCCGAACTGGCCTCCCGCTACCCGGAACAAGCCTTGTCGCTGCTGAGCGTCGACGGCGGCACCATCCTGATCCCGGTGGACGTGCTGCCCGACGACCGACTCGACGAATTCGTCGCCCACCTCTCCCGCGCCGCCCACGTTCCCATCACCGCGACCGTGATCGAAGCCGCGCCACAACAGATCCCCATCGCGACCGATCAGGTCCACGCCCTGCTCGACATGGCCCAGCGGCTGAAACTCGAACACGGCCTCTACCGCTTCGACGACCTGTCCCTCGAATTCCAGCTCACCCGCCCCGGCCCCGCCCGCGACCACCTCGGCACCCTGCTCGACCCGCTCGACGAATACCCCGAACTCCTGCAAACCCTCCAAATGCACATAAGCAACAACCTCAACCGCCAACGCACCGCCCGAATCCTGCACGTACACACCAACACCATCGACTACCGCCTGAAACGAATAGGCCAACTAACCGGCTTCGACCCCTGCCACACCACCGGCCTCTGGTACCTACGCTCCGCTCTGGTAGCCCGCAGCTACCGCGAAACCAACTGA
- a CDS encoding glucosyl-3-phosphoglycerate synthase, with protein sequence MTLPANDFARYERPWTLPELIDRKDGRGVSVVLPALNEENTVAGVIESIRPLLGGLVDEILVVDSGSTDRTRARARGAGARVYTLDEALPGLPSRPGKGEVLWRSLAVAGGDLIVFIDSDLVAPDPKFVPALVAPLLFEDHLRLVKGCYRRALHNDSVYDRDGGGRVTQLVARPLLAALAPALAELAQPLGGEYAATRGLLTSIPFAPGYGVEIGILIDCWRRHGLCSITEVDLGARVHRNRPIPELAAMSRQVIATLLHRLDIPDSGAPLPQFERAGSNRRRFLSEVGPADRPPMATVANRPIASLAL encoded by the coding sequence ATGACCCTGCCCGCCAACGACTTCGCCCGATACGAGCGTCCCTGGACGCTACCCGAGCTCATCGACCGCAAGGACGGACGCGGCGTGTCGGTGGTCCTACCGGCATTGAACGAGGAGAACACCGTCGCCGGCGTGATCGAATCGATCCGGCCGCTGCTCGGCGGTCTCGTCGACGAGATACTCGTCGTCGACTCCGGCTCGACCGACCGCACCCGCGCTCGCGCACGCGGTGCGGGCGCGAGGGTGTACACCCTCGACGAGGCGCTGCCGGGCCTCCCGTCGCGGCCGGGCAAGGGGGAAGTCCTGTGGCGATCGCTGGCGGTGGCCGGCGGCGACCTCATCGTGTTCATCGACTCCGACCTGGTCGCTCCCGACCCGAAGTTCGTGCCCGCACTGGTGGCGCCGCTGCTGTTCGAGGATCATCTGCGCCTGGTGAAAGGCTGCTATCGCCGTGCGCTGCACAATGATTCGGTCTACGACCGCGACGGCGGCGGGCGCGTCACCCAGCTGGTAGCGCGACCATTGCTGGCCGCGCTCGCGCCCGCCCTCGCCGAACTGGCTCAACCACTGGGCGGGGAATACGCCGCCACTCGTGGGCTGCTCACCTCCATTCCCTTCGCGCCCGGTTACGGGGTGGAGATCGGCATTCTCATCGACTGCTGGCGACGTCACGGGCTGTGCTCGATCACCGAGGTCGACCTCGGCGCCCGCGTGCATCGCAACCGTCCGATACCCGAACTCGCCGCGATGAGCCGGCAGGTGATCGCCACGCTCCTGCACCGGCTCGACATTCCGGATTCCGGTGCGCCGCTGCCACAGTTCGAGCGTGCGGGTTCGAACCGGCGACGGTTTCTCAGTGAGGTCGGCCCGGCCGACCGCCCGCCCATGGCGACGGTGGCGAATCGGCCCATCGCGTCCCTCGCGCTGTGA
- a CDS encoding glycosyltransferase family 39 protein produces the protein MTAILLLARCARYDYFGDELYFVSAGRRPAVGYVDQGPLVPMLARAADVIAPHSPAALRIPAIVAAVTAIAVTALTARELGGGRRAQLLAASVFATCPFLVVQAAALSTFAFDATLSAVAVWLLIRWTRTGRDAAVVAAAVVVVVDIQVKLLVAVLLVGLAAGFVFAGPRIVVRRRALWASAGILAVSSAPALWWQSTHGWPQLAMGAVIDQEQQSATGGVAGLPLQIVLLAGLVGVPMALVGCWTLAVESEWRRYRFVVVAVAVQIGFVVAVDGRPYYLAGYLPVLFAAGATRLVGRAGPLSPRAMGRVLITSTAMAAAVALVLVCALPRPDSQLYRPTTDAAELSTRMRVFGTSGWDRLTAAVTNAYRSLPPEQAAHTVVVAQNYWQASALDIMAADPLPVYSANRGFAQFGTPPAAMTSALYVSAGDAESLLRRSFSTVRLLSRLDDPRGFPGIDRSVDLWLCDEPRRPWPQLWSEMTTNTFATGL, from the coding sequence GATGCTAGCCCGGGCCGCGGACGTGATCGCGCCGCATTCCCCGGCCGCGCTGCGGATTCCCGCCATCGTCGCGGCGGTGACGGCGATCGCGGTGACCGCGCTGACGGCACGGGAGCTCGGCGGCGGTCGGCGTGCGCAGCTCCTGGCGGCCTCGGTCTTCGCCACCTGTCCTTTCCTGGTTGTCCAAGCTGCCGCGTTGTCGACCTTCGCCTTCGACGCGACGTTGTCGGCGGTGGCGGTCTGGCTGCTGATCCGCTGGACCCGGACGGGCCGCGACGCCGCCGTGGTCGCGGCGGCCGTGGTCGTGGTCGTCGATATTCAGGTCAAGCTGCTCGTGGCGGTGCTCCTGGTCGGGCTGGCGGCGGGATTCGTGTTCGCGGGACCGCGAATCGTGGTGCGACGCCGCGCATTGTGGGCCTCGGCCGGGATCCTCGCCGTGTCGTCCGCACCGGCGCTGTGGTGGCAGAGCACTCATGGCTGGCCGCAACTCGCCATGGGTGCGGTCATCGACCAGGAGCAGCAATCTGCGACCGGTGGGGTTGCGGGACTGCCGCTGCAGATCGTCCTGCTGGCCGGACTCGTCGGCGTCCCGATGGCACTGGTCGGATGCTGGACGCTCGCGGTCGAATCGGAGTGGCGCAGATACCGATTCGTCGTTGTCGCGGTTGCGGTGCAGATCGGGTTCGTGGTGGCGGTCGATGGTCGGCCGTACTATCTGGCGGGGTATCTGCCCGTGCTCTTCGCTGCGGGGGCGACTCGTCTCGTGGGGCGGGCGGGCCCACTGTCGCCTCGGGCAATGGGGCGTGTCCTGATCACTTCGACGGCGATGGCCGCCGCTGTGGCCCTTGTTCTGGTGTGCGCACTTCCGCGCCCGGACTCGCAGCTCTATCGGCCCACCACCGATGCCGCCGAATTGTCCACGCGAATGCGAGTGTTCGGCACCAGCGGGTGGGACCGGTTGACCGCAGCCGTGACGAATGCCTACCGCAGCCTGCCACCCGAACAGGCGGCCCATACTGTCGTGGTCGCCCAAAACTATTGGCAAGCATCTGCATTGGACATTATGGCTGCGGATCCGCTGCCGGTCTACAGCGCCAACCGAGGTTTCGCACAGTTCGGGACGCCGCCCGCAGCAATGACTTCGGCGCTGTACGTCAGCGCTGGAGATGCCGAATCGCTGCTGCGCCGGTCGTTTTCGACCGTGCGATTGCTCTCGCGGCTCGACGATCCGCGCGGATTTCCCGGCATCGACCGTTCGGTCGACCTCTGGCTGTGCGACGAGCCCAGACGACCGTGGCCGCAGCTGTGGTCCGAGATGACGACGAACACCTTCGCAACCGGCCTGTGA